TTTGGCGGCGACGACGCGCCGAAACCTGGCAACCAATTGAACGACATCATTGCCGAAGGCCCGCCACTGGGCATCCACCTCATCACCAGCCTCGACACGCTCAACAACATCAACCGCTGTCTCAGCCGCAAGGCCGTCAGCGAGCTGGGCATGCGCGTGCTCTTCCAGATGAGCGCGAATGATTCCGCCAGCCTGATTGACTCGCCGAAGGCCAGCACGCTCGGTCTGCATCGCGCTTTGTTCTACAGCGAGCACGAATCGCGGTTGGAGACGTTCAGGCCGTTCGCTCTGCCGGATGCCGGATGGGTGGAGGATGCCACGCGGGTGCTTTCGCTTTGATCCCGCTTCATTCGCTGCCACCACCCACGATCACCGGAGCTTTTCTCCGTGCGCCGATGAAGACTGGGGAGCGCTGGCGCTCAAGAAACTTGTGGGTGAAGGGCAGGAGGGTGTTGAAGGCGGTGAAGTGCCAGGGGCCGTCGTCGGTGCGGATGGAATATTGCAAAGCGCGGCCGCCATCCAGCAGGGTGGCGTGCTGCACATCGAGCTTGCGGGCGATCTCGGTGACTTCGCTGACGTTCATCACACCGCCGTCGCCGGAGAGGACGAAGACGATGGTGCCGTCCTTGCGCATGCCGCCGAGGGCGCGGTAGCTGATCTTGGTGCCGTCGAAAAATTCATCCGGCTGTAGCTCGACGTAGGAGAAGATGGTGTGGTTCTTCATCACGGAGGGGTACACCTGCGATCCTTCCTGAATCAGCCCCGGCACCTCGTTGAGCAGCGACTTCGGGCCGAACCACGGGCGGCCGTCTTTGACAAAGAAGCAGCCGCTCCACTCGCCGAAGGGCACGTTCACCTGCCTGCCTTCGTGATAGACCCAGCCCATGGGGCGTCCTTTCGGATCGCGAAAGTTTCCAGTGATGGAGAACCACAGGTTTTCCTCCGCCATGCGCTCGCTCGCCGTGGTGAGGGCAAACTTCGGCTGGAAGGTGGTGAGGAAGTCGAAGCGCTCGGGCGAAAGCGTGACGACATGCACCTCCGCGCCGAAGACGCGCTGCGCCACGTCCGCCGCGAGGCCGCCCTCACGCCGCACCTTCAGCGTGGCCCAGCGCATGCCGGTTTCCTGATGGCGCTCGATGAGCGCGGCGTCCAGATCGGCCGTGGTGAGGCCGGTGGCGGGCTTCCAGGTGCCGCGTTTGGAGAGAATGTGCAGCGTCTGTTTCGAGTCGCGCACGCTCACGGCCACGAGATTACTGTTCAGGTTGAAAAAGCACTCGCCCACGAGCCAGGTCAGCAGCGCGCCGGCAAGGACGAGCAGCAGAAGCAGCTTCAGGCATCCGCGTTTTTTTGACATGGGAGTGAACTCAGCATGGAGAACAACTCCGGCGCGATCAAGAGCGATGTCATTCAGATGCGGGGAAGGGGACAGAGAGAGTCCGTGTTCCACGCCAGCCTGCGGATAAGCCTTGGACAAATCCGTTGTCCCGCCCTCGTTGCCCTCCGTCATGAAACTGCTCCCCACCTTGTTACTGCTCGCCGCGTTCAGTCTGCACGGCCAGACGCCCGCCCCGGTGCTCACGCTGAAGGCCAGCACCGATCACGTGGACGCGCTCTACCACGTCGGCGAGACCGCCACCTTCACCATCGAGGCGCTGCAGGACGGCAAACCGCTCGCCGAGGGCAAGGTGGTGTGCGTGTTTTCCAAGGACGGCGTGCAGCCTCAGCCGCCGCAGACGCTGAACGTGCGGGACGGCAAGGCCACGCTCGTCGGCAAGCTCGATGAGCCCGGCTTCCTGCTGCTGCGCACCACGAGCGGCAAGGCCTCCGCGATGGCAGGCGCGGGCTACGATCCGTTGCAGCTCAAGCCCAGCCTGCCCGTCCCGGAGGATTTTGATGCCTCTGGACCGCGCAGAAAGCCGAGCTGGCCAAGGTGCCGATGAAATCGACGCTGACACCGGTGCAAGCCGCCGTGAAGGGCGTGGAAGCCTTCGATGTGCAGATCGACTGCCTCGGCAAACCGGTGAGCGGATACTTCGGCAAACCGCAGAAGGCCAAAGCGAAATCCCTGCCGGCCATCCTGCACGTGCACGGCGCGGGCGTGCGCAGCGCCACTCTCGGCAGCACCTCCTGGGCGGCGAACGAGGGCGGCATGCTCGCGCTCGACATCAACGCGCACGGCATTCCCAACGGCAAGCCGAAGGCGTTCTACGACGCGCTCACCGCCGGCGAGCTCAAGGGCTATCCGCAGATCGGCAATCAGGACCGCGAGCAGTGCTACTTCAAAGGCATGTTCCTGCGCCTCGTCCGCGCCATCGACTTCCTCACCGCGCAGCCGGAGTGGGATGGCAAGACCCTCATCGTCTATGGCAGCAGCCAGGGCGGCTTCCAGGCCTTCGCCGCGGCGGGGCTCGACGCGCGCGTCTCCTTCATCTGCGCCGGCGTGCCCGCCGGCTGCGATCACACCGGCAGCCAGGCGAACCGCGTCAGCGGCTGGCCGAAGATCGTGCCCAACGATGCCGAGGGCAAACCCAACGCCGCCGCGCTGCAGGCCTCGCGCTACTTTGACAACGTCAACTTCGCCGCCCGCGCGAAATGCCAGGGTGCCGCTGTCACCGTCGGCTTCATCGACACCACCTGCCCGCCCACCAGCGTCTATGCCGCCTACAACGCCCTCACGATGTCCAAGGCCCTCCACACCGACATCCTCGCCGGCCACACCAACACCCCCGCCGCCTCCAAGTTCATGCAGGACGCGGCCTTGAAGCATGTGCGGGCGATGAAGTGACGTCTCATCGCCTCAGGCGATCCGTTCGATGGGCCAACCGCCAGCCGCAGGGCGAGGCGCTGCCCAGGAGGCACAGCCAGCCGTTCCATCTTCGCTGCCGCAATGTGTTCAACACGGTGCCGAGGCTGCCACACACGCTGGTTG
The window above is part of the Prosthecobacter sp. genome. Proteins encoded here:
- a CDS encoding phosphodiester glycosidase family protein — protein: MSKKRGCLKLLLLLVLAGALLTWLVGECFFNLNSNLVAVSVRDSKQTLHILSKRGTWKPATGLTTADLDAALIERHQETGMRWATLKVRREGGLAADVAQRVFGAEVHVVTLSPERFDFLTTFQPKFALTTASERMAEENLWFSITGNFRDPKGRPMGWVYHEGRQVNVPFGEWSGCFFVKDGRPWFGPKSLLNEVPGLIQEGSQVYPSVMKNHTIFSYVELQPDEFFDGTKISYRALGGMRKDGTIVFVLSGDGGVMNVSEVTEIARKLDVQHATLLDGGRALQYSIRTDDGPWHFTAFNTLLPFTHKFLERQRSPVFIGARRKAPVIVGGGSE
- a CDS encoding acetylxylan esterase, which codes for MKSTLTPVQAAVKGVEAFDVQIDCLGKPVSGYFGKPQKAKAKSLPAILHVHGAGVRSATLGSTSWAANEGGMLALDINAHGIPNGKPKAFYDALTAGELKGYPQIGNQDREQCYFKGMFLRLVRAIDFLTAQPEWDGKTLIVYGSSQGGFQAFAAAGLDARVSFICAGVPAGCDHTGSQANRVSGWPKIVPNDAEGKPNAAALQASRYFDNVNFAARAKCQGAAVTVGFIDTTCPPTSVYAAYNALTMSKALHTDILAGHTNTPAASKFMQDAALKHVRAMK